The DNA segment TTGAATAGGTCTAACTAATTTCTTACTTGAATCTAATTGATAACTTCTATTTTTTCCTAAAGAATATTCTAAAAGTCCAACTATTGTAGACATATATGCTTCGTCAAAATTTACATCAAAACTATTTATTATTGGTTTTGGAGCAGAAACACTAATAGGAATTCCTTCAAAAACTTTTCTAGCTAAATCTTTTATTCCATCAAGATACGTCATTCCTCCAGTTAGTACTATTCCTGAACCTGTACTATCTAAAAGTGCATTCTTTTTTAACTTCTTTTTAACTAACACTAAAACTTCTTCAACTCTAGCGTGAATTATTGTTTGAATAGAATCTAACCCTATTTCTGATGTACTGTTTTCATCACCAATTCTAGGAGTTTTAACTTTTCTATCTTCTAATTCATTATTTTCAGAATAATTTTTTATTAAAGAGCCATACTCTAATTTTATATTTTCAGCTGCACTTGGTGGTGTATGAAGCATAATAGATAAATCTGTCGTAATATGATTTGAACCAACAGGAATAAATCCATTATAAACTATAGAATTCCCTTTAAAATATACAAACTCAGTTGCTGTTGAACCTAAATTTACTACTACTGCTCCAAATTTCTTTTGTTGTTCATCTAAAACCGCTAATGCTGAAGCATAAGAATCCAAAACAAATTTTACATTATCAATACCAGAAGTTTTTAAAGCTGATTTTATATTTGTTAAAGCTGTTCTTTTTGACATTACAATATTTACTGAAACTTCTAATCTTGTTCCATTCATATTTAATGGATTATCAACCTCTACACTATCATCTACTTTAAAAAACATAGGAATTACATGAACAACTTCATAATCTGGAACTATTGTTGCATTATAAAGTGCCATTTGCATAACTTGATTAATTTCTGTTTCAGAGATAAGACCATTTGGAACATTTACAGAACCTGTACTTCTATGACTTTTTGAATAAGCTCCTGAAACAGAAACTACAGTCGTATCTACTTGTTCATTTGTTGATTTTTTTGCCATATCAACAGCATCTTTTATAGATTTAGAGGCATCTTCAATATTTATTATTAAACCTTTATTTATACCATTACTAACTTGAATTCCTGTACCTAAGATACTTATATTATTTTCATTATCATGTTTTGCAATAACAGTAGTAATAGCAGAAGAGCCTAAATCAATCGCTAAAATATTATTCAATGTCACTCCTTTGTTTGTATTGATGTTTTAATTGGATAAATTGTTTCTAATTTTTTTAATAAATTGTTTATTAAATCACCTTCTTGAACTTGAATCACAGCATTCTTAACTAATTCATCTTTAGACTTGTCATAAGTAGCCATTTTAGAATTATTTATTCTATATAAAACTGCTTTATCATCAAGTCTTATAACACCTTCTTTTTTAGTTGATGAAAATAATTGATTTAAGAAAGTTGCAGCTTCTTGCTGACCAAGATTAGGTATTTTAGAGATAGATTCTCTAGTAACATCATTAATATTGTCCCCCACAAATCCACTTAACATACTATTTGCTGTTTCATCTAATTTTTTTGATTTTAATTCTCTTTGGAAATCTAAAGTAACTTTATCTTTTGCTTCTTCAAAACTAAGAGGAGCCGAAGGTTTTTTATTTACTAATTTAACTATATAGTAATTTTTATTTTCAAAAAATGGTTTAACAACTTCACCATTTTTAACTTCATCTATTTTCTCAATATTTTCAGCTACAAAAGGAAGTTTAGATTGTGCAAAACTCTCAGATTTGTCAAATTTTTCTTCATCTTTTTTAAGTTTTAAGAATAAGCTCAAAGCTTCTTTTTTTGTGAATTTTTCATCTAAATCTGCAATTACTTGTTCTTTTGCTTCTTCAAAAGTTTTTATTCTTCCATCTTCAAATTTATAATCTGATTTAAATTTATCGTATTGTGTTTTAATTTCCTCTTCACTTGGGTTTGAGGAAATTAAAGGAATAGTTTTGATTTCTAAATCATAAACTATCTCACTCATATACTTACTTTTGTTAGCTTCATGATAAGATTTTATCTCTTCGTCTTTCACATCTACTTTCATATCGTTTAAAGATAAAATTTTAATTGTAATATCATCTTGAATAAATAATAATTTACTAATATTTTCAATTTCATTTTGAGTAGGATTTAAAGTAAATAACTCTTGAGTTTTTTGAAGTAGAATAGAATTTTTTAAACTATCTTCAAAATCTTTTGGTGTTAATTTATTTTGATTTAAAACGTTAACATATAAATCTTTATCAAATTTTCCATTTTTTTGGAAAACTTCATATTTTAAAAGTTCTCTTGCTACTTCTTCATCTGTTACAGTAAATCCAACAGAATCACCATAAGCCATAACAAGATTTTTTTCTAAAACTTTTTTAAATGCAATATCTTCTAATCTTAATTGTTGAGCTAACTCTTTAGAAAACATAGGACCAAACATTCTTGAATATTCACCATAAAGATTTGAGTACTCTTGTTGATACTCTTCAACAGTCACTTCTTTATTACCAACTGTTGCTACAACTCCACCTTTAGATCCATAATCATAAGACCCCCAACCTACAAATCCAGCTCCAACAAATGCTATTGTACTAATCCAAATAGTAATAACGAGCCATTTTTTATGCCTTTGCATCCAAGTTATCATAAAATCAAATCCTCTTTAAATTTTTTAGAGGATATGTTACAAAAATATTGCTTTTATGTTATTTAAATAGAAATATCTATAATATTGTTTGGATGTGCAATTTTAAAATTTTCATCATTTTTACTCAATAAATCGTTGATTATTGATTCTCTAATTGTAACCTCAATTTTTTTGCAAGCGCTTTTAAAAGCTTCTTCTTCTCCTACAATAAAACACATTCTTTTTGCTCTTGTAATTGCTGTATACAATAACTTTGTATTATGCATTATGTAGTGAGAAAATGTCATAGGAATAAGTGCATTTTCGTACTCCATTCCTTGAGTTTTATGAATTGTTAAACAATATGCTAAATTTAAAAGAGTATGAATATTATCAAAATCATAAAAAACTACCATATCATCATTTGGATATAGTACTACACATTTTTGTTCATCAAAATCAAATTTTATTATCAATCCTAATTGACCATTATAAACTCTTCTTTCCATAAAATCACTAGAATTTGATTTATACATACTCATAGTTTGAGCTTTCATATTTTCATTTTTTATATGAATAACTTTATCTGTTAACTTATACTCAAAATCTTTTATTTTAAGACTTTTTGATTTTGTATGATTAAAAAGTCTTTGAAGTTCAACATTTAAATTTTCAACACCTAAAACTCCTCCTTTCATAGGAGTAATTACTTGAAACAAAGTTAATGCTTTTCCAATATTTTTATCTTTTATAAAATCATAATAGTTTTGAATATAATCACTTGCTATATTTAAAATATTATTTAAAATATATTCACTATTTTCACCTCTAATATTTGAAAACTCATTTTGACTTAGTGAATTTTTCATAGAATAATAGTTTGAAATTGAAACATCTACAAATTTAAAATCTTCATAGTCTTCTTTGTAATTTGGAAGTTCACCTTTTCTAATATCATTTGCAATAGTTGCAATAGCTTGATTTTCATTTTGTCTATAAATTTTTGTAAGTTTACATATTGGAGCAAGCTCAAACTTTATACTATCAGCTAAAATATTCCCTGCCCCAATAGCAGGTAATTGTCCATCATCTCCAACTATAATAAAAATTGTATCATCACTGATTTTTGAAATAATTTGATAAAAAGTTACTGAATTTACCATTGAAGCTTCATCTAAAAGTATTGCTTTATATGGAAAAAATTCTTTTTCTTTATGCTTTACAAGTAAACTTTGAATAGTACTTGATGAATAACCTGTTGTATCACTTATTCTTTGACTAGCAATTCCTGATAAAGCAATAGTTATAATATCATCATAGCTCATAATCTCTTCAAGAAGCTCTAAAATAGCCCTACTTGATGTTGATTTTCCTGTTCCTGCATAACCTATTAAGAATAGTGTTTTTTCTCCAGAATTTATAAGTTCTACAGCTTTCTTTTGTTCGTCACTTAAAGAAAAACCTAAACTTTGTTGTTTTTTATTTAAATATTCTTCAAAATTTTCAATAATTTTTCTATTTTTATCATCTGCTCTTCTATTAAAAAAATCTAAAATTCTTTTCTCAGCAAAATATAACATAGATAAAGCAACTCTATTTTGGCTTGTTTGATAAATTTCTTCCTTCGCTAACATATTTGTTAAAATATTTTCATATAACATCTCTTCGTTTGAGAATCTCAAGCTTTCATCTAATAGCTTGTAAAGATGAAATTTATCTATTGAAGAGTTACCGTTGTTATCACAAAATTCTCTTAAAGTATAATTTATACATGCTCTTATTCTAAATTCTGATTTGGGATCTATTCCTAAAGCTTTTGCTATTTCATCTGCTCTTTTAAATCCTATCCCTTTTATATTTATCAAAATATATGGATTTTGTTTTATTTTTTCTATTAGATTATCAACTTCACCGAAAGTTGAATATATTTTTGTGATTAAGTTTGATGTTACGCCAAATTTTCCCAAAAAAGCTCCAAGTTCTCTTAAATGTTTAAAAGAGTGCCAAGAAGATAAAATAGTTTTTAATTTCTTTTCTTTAATTCCTTTAAAATTTAAAAGTTCATTTGGATTATTTTCTAAGATTTCTATTAAACCTTCTTCACCATATTTTTCTAAAATCTCATTTGCAACTTTTTTTGTAAAACCTTTAACAATTTTAGTAAGAAAAAAGAATAGTTCATGCTCTTTTATTTGCAAAGTATCAAATTCAAATTGAACCCCATATTTGTTATGAGTTGTCCAATTTCCACTTAGAATTATCTCTTCACCAACTATTTTCTCAATATCAGCATCGAAATATACTCCACAAATCTTTTGATTATTTTCTAAAACTGCAATAATGTATTTTGTTTCATCGTTTTTATAAAGAACTTTTTTCAAAGCACCTGTTAGATTGAATTTTTTCTCACTAGTTTCCATCATAAAATCTATCTTTTTTGTGCTTGTCTTTTTTGTAAGTATTTTTATTTTTTTCTTTTTGAAGTAAATTTGCATCTTTTAACAAAGTTGCTCTTTCATCTACAAAATCATCACTTGGATTCTTTATAAAAGTAATTGTTTTATCAATAAAACTATTTAATCCAGTATAATAATCTGAATACAAGTCTACTTTTTGAGTTTTACACATATCTTCATAATTTTTAGTTGTTCTTTTTATAAATAACTCTTTATTAAAATCTTCTAACTTTAACAAAGAAATTGTTCTAGTCAAAAATTTCTCAACAACTCTTATATATCTAATTCTTAACTGTTTCTCATTTATATTAAAACTCATTTATTATATCTTCTATCTTTTTTGGTGGTCTTGCTATATAAGCTTTTTCATTGCTTATTAAAATTGGTCTTTGAATTAATATTGGATTTTCTACCATAAAATTTAAAAGAATATTTTCATCTTCTACATTTTTAATATTTAAATCTATATATAGTTTTTCACTATCTCTAATAAGTTCTTTTACACTTATATTTAGCTTTTTTAAAACCTCTTTTATTTCATCTTTAGAAGGAGGATTTTCTAAATAATTTCTCACATCAAACTCTATACCGTTATCTTCCAAAAAACACTTTGCACTATTTGATTTTGAACAAGAGTTATTGTGCCAGATTATTATCTTCTTCACTTTCTTCCTTTATATTTTTTATTATAACTAAAAGTTTAAAATTCATCTAAAAATATTACAAATTGCAATATTTATATTTTATCATTTTCTAAAATTTTAAATTCACCATCTTTTAAATCATCAACTCTAAATCCAGCAAATTCTAACCTATGAAGTTTTATAACTTTATTTCCTGTATATGCAAACATTCTTTTTACTTGATGGTATTTTCCTTCTACAATTTCAAGATGAACTAAATTAGAATTAATCTGTTTTAGAAAAGCTGGTTTTAAAGGTTTGTCTTCACCATTTAAAATAACTTCTCCACTAAAAAAAAGCTCTTTTTCATCACCTTTTAATGGATTTTGTAAAGTTACTTCATAAATTTTTTTAACATCTTTTTTCGGGCTTGTTAATTTATGATTTAATTCTCCATCATCTGTAAGTAAAATAGCACCTGTTGTATCAATATCAAGTCTTCCTATAGTTGAAATTTTTGGATTCCTATTTTGATATCTTAAAGGTAAAAGAGAATATATAAGCTTTCCTGCATCATTATGAGAACAAATATATCCACTTGGCTTATTTAAAATAATAACTAATTTTTCAGCATCTAAAGGTTCACTATTTATCAAAACATCACAATGATTTACTTTTGTACTTGGATTAAAAACTCTTTCATTTTTTACTAAAACTGTATTTAATCTTAAAAAAAGTCTTGCTTCACTTCTACTACAATATCCCAAACTCGATAAAAATGCATCTAATCTTTTCATAAATATTCTAATCCTTTTTAAAAGTTTGGATATTAACATATTTAAAATAGCAAAGTGCTAAGAAATGAGTATCAGTTACTCCTAATATATTAAATTTGTATAAAAATTTCAAAAGCATAAATACTATTTTTATTTAGTTTATACCGAACACTTTAAGCATTACATATTTTGAAACACTTAGTGATGATTGTTTTGCTCTTTTAGTAATTTCATCTTTTTGTTCTTTTGTAAGGTAAACTATAATTTGTTCATGTTTTAATTCATCATCATTTAGTTTTGGTCTACCTTTAGGGTTTAGAACTTTTTTTGTTTGCCCTCTTCCTGAATTTACAAATTCATCTAATTCATTTACATTATTTTGAGTATTTTGATCTTCTACAAATGCAAATGATTTTTGTTTATTTTTATTAAAAATAGATTCTTTCATTATATAACCTTTATTAATTGTTATTTATTATTATTTTAATATTAATCTAATAGTATATTAATGGTTATTAGTTATTAACATACTCAACTAATTCATCAAAGAAGTTATTAAAGTCTTGGTAAGCTTTAGACTTTTCATCAAGGAATTCTAAGATACCTAAGCCATTTGAAAAAGAGTTTTTATATGCTTCTCTTTCAAATATTACACTTTCACAAAGTTTTATATCTTCAAGGTCTTTATCTTTAATATATTGTTTTAAATCTTCTATTTTTTTAGTTAAGAAAGGATTTGGGCTAGCTTTAGAAATAGTTATAAGTGCTTTAGCATTTGGGTTAAATACTTTAGCTTGATTAAAAAGGTTTATCATTTTATTTAAAACAGCAATATCTAAATCACTAGGTAATGTAGGAATAATAATTAGATCACTAATAGCTAATGCTTGTCTCATCTCTTCACTATCTCTTCCACCTGTATCAATTACGATTGAAGAGTATTTATTTTGCAAGCTTTTTACTTCTTTTCCTAAACTACTTCCAAATTTAGAAACAGTATTAAAAATAAGATCAATATTTTCATTAGCTCTAATATTAGTAAATACTTCAATACTTCTTTGAGGATCTGCATCAATTAGCAAAGTATCTTCTTTTAAAAGTCCGAGTTTTACTGCAATATTTAAGGCTATTGTAGTTTTACCACTACCACCTTTTTCATTACAAACTGAAATTATCATTATTAATTCCTTAAGTTATTTATATAGATAATTATATATAAAATAATATTAATTTACTATTAGATTAATATTATATTAAAAATATAATAATTATAAAAAGTTATTATGAATTATTTAAATTAGGAATTTGTTATAACTTTATTTAACATATTTTTAACTAAAATTCTAAAATGAAATTATTAGATAAAAAAGAAAAAATTTGGCTTTTAGATGAGGAAGATTTTTCATTTCCTTCTTTAAAGCAAATGAATAACGATTTGGTTGCTATTGGCGGTGATTTTCATCCTCAAAGATTAATTAATGCTTATGAAAATGGACTTTTCCCTTGGTTTATAGATGATTATGGTTACATAAATTGGTATAGTCCAAATAAACGAATGGTTTTGAAGCCTGAAAATATGAGAGTATCAAAAAGTCTTAGAAAATCTATTACAAACAAAGGCTTTGTTGTAAAATCAAACACAAATTTTCTTGAAATTATAAAAAACTGTTCAAGTATAAAAAGAAAACATGAAGATAATACATGGATAAGTGATGAATTTATTTATGCATATACACAACTACATGATTTAGAAATTGCAAATAGTATAGAAGTTTATTTAGATAATGAGCTTGTTGGAGGACTTTATGGGCTTGTAATTGGCAATATATTTTGTGGGGAGAGTATGTTTGCAAAAGTAACAGATGCTTCAAAAGTTGCTTTTTATCATTTGTGTCAATGGGCAAAAGAAAATGAAATCGAGCTTATTGATTGTCAAGTATACAATGACCATTTAGCAAGTTTAGGAGCAACTGAAATAAGTAGAGTTGAGTATTTTAAGATATTGGGTATAAATTAACTTACCCAATTCTTAGCCCAAGTTTTTTGCTCATCCTTTGATAAAAAGGTCCAAGCTACTATTCTACTTATTTTTTGACCATGTGCCATTTCTATTGTTTTAACTTCAACTGCTTTTATATCTTTTAATGATTTATAAATAAAAGGTAGATTCTCTTTTTTTGATACAAGAGTTGTAAACCATAAACAGTTTTTTGGAAACTTCAAACTCTCTTTTATCATATTCTTAATAAATGCTATTTCTCCACCTTCACACCAAAGTTCATTATTTTTTCCACCAAAATTTAAAGCACTTTTTGTATTTTTTTGTTTTGTAAGATTTTGAACTTTTCTTTTATTTCCAGCTAATGCTTCGTCTAATGATTTATGAAATGGTGGATTACATAAAGTAAAATCATATTTTTCATCTTTATTTATAATATTTACAAAAATATTTGAAGAATTTTCTTGCTGTTTTACTATAATATTTTCTTTTAAAATTTCATTTGAATTTATGATATTTTGAACTGATTGAATAGAAACTTTTTCTATATCACTTCCTAAAAACTTCCAACCATAAACACTAACTCCAATGATAGGATAAATACAATTTGCTCCAATTCCAACATCTAAACCTTTAATAGTTTTTCCTCTAGGAACTTTTTCGTCATTACAAGAAGCTAATAAATCAGCAATATGATGAATATAATCAGCTCGTCCAGGAATTGGAGGACATAAATATCCCTTTGGAATTTCCCAATTTTTAATTCCATAAAAATGCGATAACAAAGCTTTATTTAGTGCAATAACAGCATTAGAATTTGCAAAATCTATTGATAAATCACCATATTTATTTGGTTTCACAAACTCTTTCAGGTCATTTTGAGATTTTATTAAAGTAGAAAAATCATACCTATCGTTATGAAAATTTCTTGGATGTAATGTTTTTGTAGTTGACATATCTCTTCTTTTTGTAATTTTATCCTATTGATAATGAAAACTGTATTATTCATTTTCTAAGTATTTGGTACTTTTTATTTTAATAGTGTAATATTTCTAATCAAAAGTAAGGAGAATATGTGGATTATCAAAAATTTAGTGAAATCTCACCTTGTGATTATGCAGGAACTTTAAAAAGAGAAAGTTTTATGGATGCTGGAATAAAAGAGCTTTGGTCAAATATTCCTAGAATCTCAGGTCCTGCATTTACTGTAAACATGGTTGCAGGAGAAAATTTAGCACTTCATAGGGCTATTTATGAAGCACCTGCTGGTTCTATAATCGTAGCACAATCAAATACAATGGATTATGCAGTAATAGGTGGAAATGTAGCCACTATTGCATACAATAGAGGAATTGTAGGTTTTGTGATTGATGGTGTTGTTAGAGACATTGCAGAGATTAGAGAAAAAAGAATTCCCATGTTTGGACGAGGTATTTTAGCAATGCCAGGAACAAAAAAACAAGCTGTTCCTGTAAACACACCAATAATTGCAGGTGGAATAAACGTAAACCCAGGTGATATAATAGTTGCTGATGAAGAAGGAATAGCTGTTATTCCAAAAGATAGAGCTGAAGAGATATATCAAGAGTGTAAAGAAAAAATTAAAAAAGAGTCTGCTTTGAGTTTTGAAGAGTGGGCATCTAGACACAAAAAGAATATAGATTCTTTTTACGAATAATTTTAAAATCTTAAGAAAAGATTAGATTTTGCTATCTTTTCTTAAAACGAAAAGTATAAATTTTCTCAAAATAAAAAGAATTTTATATAAGAATCTTGAAAAAATATTTTCATAAGCAAAGAAAAAATGCAATTTTCCCAAAACCGTAGTTTTATCAACTGCACTATTTAAAAACTCTAAAGCCTTAGCTCCTTGAAAACAGTGATTTTCATAAATAACTATAAACCCGTCATTTATATCCAAGTTTTTACAAATATTTTGTAGTTCTACTTTATCTTTTCTAGCATCAATTAGTTTTAAATCAAAACCTTTTTTTAACTTTAAAAAGTTTGTATAGTTTTTACAAAAAGGACACTCCTCATCATAAAATATGATTATTTGATTAGTTTTCATTTTTAAATACTAAACCTCAACAACCCGCTCAAACATCTCTTTTATCTCTACTTCATGGCTTATTAAAAATATTTGTCTATATTGCTCTTTGATTGTATGAAAAGCTTCTAGAATTTCCATACGTCTTGAGTCATCTTGACTTCCAAAAACCTCATCAAAAGCTAAAAACTCTACACTATTTGCACCACTTAGTTCACTCAAAGTTTTTGAAATAGCGATTCTTAAAACCAAGTTTGCAAGGTCAATTTCTCCACCACTAAATCGCTCTATTGGATATTTTTTACCTTCATCATAGATATAAAAATCAAATTCATTTGAAACTTCTATATGCTGATATTTGCCTTTTGTAATTTGAGCAAACATATTTGAAGCAATATCAGAGATTCTTGGAGCCACTTTTGAGTTTAATTTTGTTTTAAACTCTGCTAGATTTATTTTAATTTTTTCATAATCATTTAAATCATCTTTTTTTGTTTGTACTTTTTTTAGTTGAGTTTCGTTGTTTTGTAAACTCTCTTGTATAGTTTTTATTTGCCCTTGTATAGTTGCTATTTTTACTTTTAAATCATTTATAAGAGTCACTAAACTATCTTTTTGTTTTTGTACTTCATCAAACTCTTTTAATTTCTCTTTATGTTTTACCTCATCATAGTTTATAGCTTTATACTCTAAATCTTTTTGTAGAAGTTCTAGATTGTACTTATCTTGATTTAAAATTGAAGTTTTTAACTCCTCTTTTATACTATCTACTCTTTTTAACATAGTTTCAAGTGATAATATATACTCATACTTACTCTTTAACTCTTTTTGCTTTAAAAGCAATTCTTCATGTAAATTCTTATCATAATTATAAATCTCAAGTTTTGCTAACTCTTCTTTATTTTTTACTCCCTTTTGTGTTACTTTTTCAAAATGCTCTTTTAAGGCTTGTAAATCTCTTTTTTTATTTTCTATTAGGTTTATCTTTTTAGAGATTTCAAAATGCTCTTTTATATTTGCTTTTTGTATTTCTTCTAATTTTTCTTTTTCTTCTTTTATGTTTGCTAATTGTTCTTTTGATATATCAATCTTTTCATTTTCTACTTTTATTACTATTTGCTCCAAAGAGAATATAACACTATCATACTCATCTAAAAGAGGTCTTGTACATGTTGGACAATTTGACTCTTTCCCTAATATTGTAATATTTTCAATTTTCTTTTTTATATCTGCTATTAGTTTTTCTTCACCTGCTATTTCTTGTATTAATCTTTTTTCATCTAACCCTTTGTTTGTTAATAACAGTTTATATTTCTCTATACTATTATCTAACTCTTTTTCTTTTTCTACTAGTTCTAAATGCTCTTTTGTTTCAAACTCTAAGACTTTAATACTATCTTTTGCTTTTGTGTATTGTTCTCTTAACTCTTTTTGTTCAAGTAGTAATCCATCTTTTCTTAGACTATATTCTTTTAATTTATCTTGTTCTTTTAGAGTTTCATGTAAAGTTATATACTCTTGTTTGATAGTTTGTAAACCTTTTAGTTCTTCTTGTTTCGTATATAAGGCATTTAATTCATTCTGTAGCTTTTCTTGAGTTTTTTGATGAGAGCTAATACTGTTTGTTAGAATTTCACATCTAGCTTTTAAAATTTGTTTTTGCTCTTTTGTTTTTGTTAGTTGTTCTAACTCTTGTTTTATAATAAAAACTTTTTTATTTAACTCATCTAAAACTAAACTTTGTTTATCTATATCTTTTAAAAACTCCTCTTTTTGAACTGTTTGTTCAACTATGTTCTCTTTTTTTATAGTTATATCTTCACTACTTAATAGTACTTCTTTAAAAGCATCAATCTCTCTTTTTAGTTCCCTACTCTTTTCTATTAACTCTTTTTCTACAAAATCAATCTTTTCAAGACCTAAAAGTTTTCTAATCATCTTCTTTCTATCTTCTGGTTTACTATTACTTAAACTAGTTAACTCTTTTTGACTAGCAAAGAGTGTATGCATAAAGGCATCTTTACTCATCTTTGTTAAATTTACTATAGCTATTGTTACCTCTTTTGCTCCAGTAGTTATAAGTTCTTCATTTTTATATAGTTTTGCATTTGCACTTAGAGTTTTTCCTCTAAACTCTCTAACTATCTTATATATAGTTTCTTCTATTTCAAACTCTAGTTCAACACTTACAATATCTTTTTCTAAAGCATTTGCATTTCTTACAACTTCTTTATCACCTTTGTTTTTTAGTTCCCCATATAAGGCAAACAATATAGCTTCAAAGATAGTTGATTTCCCACTACCGTTTTTACCTATAATTCCAATAAGTCCTAAATCAAAAGAGATTTCAAAAAATCTGTATTTTTTAAAGTTTTCTAGTTTTAATTTAGTTAGTATCATAACTTACCTCTTCATATAAAGAAAATAGTTCTTGAGTTTTTTGTTTTAATCTTTCATACTCCTTGTTTTCACTATTTTGTTTGATATGTTCTAAGAAATACTCTTCAAGTGAAATAGCTTCAAGATTATCAATATTTGATT comes from the Aliarcobacter cibarius genome and includes:
- the ftsA gene encoding cell division protein FtsA, encoding MNNILAIDLGSSAITTVIAKHDNENNISILGTGIQVSNGINKGLIINIEDASKSIKDAVDMAKKSTNEQVDTTVVSVSGAYSKSHRSTGSVNVPNGLISETEINQVMQMALYNATIVPDYEVVHVIPMFFKVDDSVEVDNPLNMNGTRLEVSVNIVMSKRTALTNIKSALKTSGIDNVKFVLDSYASALAVLDEQQKKFGAVVVNLGSTATEFVYFKGNSIVYNGFIPVGSNHITTDLSIMLHTPPSAAENIKLEYGSLIKNYSENNELEDRKVKTPRIGDENSTSEIGLDSIQTIIHARVEEVLVLVKKKLKKNALLDSTGSGIVLTGGMTYLDGIKDLARKVFEGIPISVSAPKPIINSFDVNFDEAYMSTIVGLLEYSLGKNRSYQLDSSKKLVRPIQKERAMDIINMQNMANKVMEQKTDSYQIKESGGMDLTHLVKEKKKEGIGKLFKKVTEWF
- a CDS encoding peptidylprolyl isomerase, producing MITWMQRHKKWLVITIWISTIAFVGAGFVGWGSYDYGSKGGVVATVGNKEVTVEEYQQEYSNLYGEYSRMFGPMFSKELAQQLRLEDIAFKKVLEKNLVMAYGDSVGFTVTDEEVARELLKYEVFQKNGKFDKDLYVNVLNQNKLTPKDFEDSLKNSILLQKTQELFTLNPTQNEIENISKLLFIQDDITIKILSLNDMKVDVKDEEIKSYHEANKSKYMSEIVYDLEIKTIPLISSNPSEEEIKTQYDKFKSDYKFEDGRIKTFEEAKEQVIADLDEKFTKKEALSLFLKLKKDEEKFDKSESFAQSKLPFVAENIEKIDEVKNGEVVKPFFENKNYYIVKLVNKKPSAPLSFEEAKDKVTLDFQRELKSKKLDETANSMLSGFVGDNINDVTRESISKIPNLGQQEAATFLNQLFSSTKKEGVIRLDDKAVLYRINNSKMATYDKSKDELVKNAVIQVQEGDLINNLLKKLETIYPIKTSIQTKE
- a CDS encoding AAA family ATPase produces the protein MMETSEKKFNLTGALKKVLYKNDETKYIIAVLENNQKICGVYFDADIEKIVGEEIILSGNWTTHNKYGVQFEFDTLQIKEHELFFFLTKIVKGFTKKVANEILEKYGEEGLIEILENNPNELLNFKGIKEKKLKTILSSWHSFKHLRELGAFLGKFGVTSNLITKIYSTFGEVDNLIEKIKQNPYILINIKGIGFKRADEIAKALGIDPKSEFRIRACINYTLREFCDNNGNSSIDKFHLYKLLDESLRFSNEEMLYENILTNMLAKEEIYQTSQNRVALSMLYFAEKRILDFFNRRADDKNRKIIENFEEYLNKKQQSLGFSLSDEQKKAVELINSGEKTLFLIGYAGTGKSTSSRAILELLEEIMSYDDIITIALSGIASQRISDTTGYSSSTIQSLLVKHKEKEFFPYKAILLDEASMVNSVTFYQIISKISDDTIFIIVGDDGQLPAIGAGNILADSIKFELAPICKLTKIYRQNENQAIATIANDIRKGELPNYKEDYEDFKFVDVSISNYYSMKNSLSQNEFSNIRGENSEYILNNILNIASDYIQNYYDFIKDKNIGKALTLFQVITPMKGGVLGVENLNVELQRLFNHTKSKSLKIKDFEYKLTDKVIHIKNENMKAQTMSMYKSNSSDFMERRVYNGQLGLIIKFDFDEQKCVVLYPNDDMVVFYDFDNIHTLLNLAYCLTIHKTQGMEYENALIPMTFSHYIMHNTKLLYTAITRAKRMCFIVGEEEAFKSACKKIEVTIRESIINDLLSKNDENFKIAHPNNIIDISI
- the arsC gene encoding arsenate reductase (glutaredoxin) (This arsenate reductase requires both glutathione and glutaredoxin to convert arsenate to arsenite, after which the efflux transporter formed by ArsA and ArsB can extrude the arsenite from the cell, providing resistance.), producing MKKIIIWHNNSCSKSNSAKCFLEDNGIEFDVRNYLENPPSKDEIKEVLKKLNISVKELIRDSEKLYIDLNIKNVEDENILLNFMVENPILIQRPILISNEKAYIARPPKKIEDIINEF
- a CDS encoding pseudouridine synthase, with translation MKRLDAFLSSLGYCSRSEARLFLRLNTVLVKNERVFNPSTKVNHCDVLINSEPLDAEKLVIILNKPSGYICSHNDAGKLIYSLLPLRYQNRNPKISTIGRLDIDTTGAILLTDDGELNHKLTSPKKDVKKIYEVTLQNPLKGDEKELFFSGEVILNGEDKPLKPAFLKQINSNLVHLEIVEGKYHQVKRMFAYTGNKVIKLHRLEFAGFRVDDLKDGEFKILENDKI
- a CDS encoding plasmid mobilization protein codes for the protein MKESIFNKNKQKSFAFVEDQNTQNNVNELDEFVNSGRGQTKKVLNPKGRPKLNDDELKHEQIIVYLTKEQKDEITKRAKQSSLSVSKYVMLKVFGIN
- a CDS encoding AAA family ATPase; translated protein: MIISVCNEKGGSGKTTIALNIAVKLGLLKEDTLLIDADPQRSIEVFTNIRANENIDLIFNTVSKFGSSLGKEVKSLQNKYSSIVIDTGGRDSEEMRQALAISDLIIIPTLPSDLDIAVLNKMINLFNQAKVFNPNAKALITISKASPNPFLTKKIEDLKQYIKDKDLEDIKLCESVIFEREAYKNSFSNGLGILEFLDEKSKAYQDFNNFFDELVEYVNN